A single window of Nicotiana sylvestris chromosome 5, ASM39365v2, whole genome shotgun sequence DNA harbors:
- the LOC104217721 gene encoding 5-epi-aristolochene synthase 2-like, giving the protein MASAAAVDNYQEEIVRPVANFSPSLWGDQFLSFSFENQIAEKYAQEIEPLKEQTRSMLLATGSKLADTLNLIDTIERLGIAYHFEKEIDEILDQIYNQNSTFDDLCTSALQFRLLRQHGFNISPELDIYTDAIERWDISEIDRLPDYMKISYKALLDLHEDYEKELSSDGRSHVVYHAKERVKELVRNYNIEAKWFIEGYKPHFSEYLSNGLATSTYYSCPTTCYLGVKSITEQDFEWLAKNPKIFEASAILCRIIDDIATYEVEKSRGQIATGIECYMRDYGVSTEEAMTKFQEMVDAAWKDVNEGILRPTPVSMELLSRILNFARIVDFTYKNNQDGYTNPEKVLKPHIITLLVESIKI; this is encoded by the exons ATGGCCTCAGCAGCAGCAGTTGACAACTATCAAGAAGAGATCGTTCGCCCCGTCGCCAACTTCTCCCCTAGTCTTTGGGGTGATCAGTTCCTTTCATTCTCCTTTGAAAATCAG ATTGCAGAAAAGTATGCTCAAGAGATTGAACCATTGAAGGAACAAACAAGGAGTATGTTATTAGCTACTGGAAGTAAATTGGCTGATACGTTGAATTTAATTGACACTATTGAACGCCTTGGCATAGCCTACCACTTTGAGAAagaaattgatgaaattttggaTCAAATTTACAACCAAAACTCAACCTTTGATGATTTGTGCACTTCTGCACTTCAATTTCGATTGCTCAGGCAACATGGTTTCAACATCTCTCCAG AACTTGACATATACACGGATGCCATAGAAAG ATGGGATATTAGCGAAATTGATCGGCTCCCTGATTACATGAAAATCAGTTATAAGGCTCTTTTAGACCTTCATGAGGATTATGAAAAGGAATTGTCTAGTGATGGAAGATCTCATGTTGTCTACCATGCAAAAGAAAGA GTCAAAGAACTAGTAAGGAATTATAATATCGAGGCAAAATGGTTTATTGAAGGATATAAGCCACATTTTTCTGAATACCTAAGCAATGGACTTGCAACTAGCACCTATTACTCGTGCCCTACAACATGTTATTTGGGCGTGAAGTCTATTACCGAGCAGGATTTTGAGTGGTTAGCAAAGAATCCTAAGATTTTTGAAGCTAGTGCGATATTATGCCGAATTATTGATGACATAGCAACATACGAG GTTGAAAAAAGTAGGGGACAAATTGCAACAGGAATTGAGTGCTACATGAGAGATTATGGAGTATCAACAGAAGAGGCAATGACTAAATTTCAAGAAATGGTTGATGCAGCATGGAAGGATGTTAACGAAGGAATTCTTAGGCCTACTCCTGTCTCTATGGAGCTTTTATCTCGTATTCTTAATTTTGCTCGTATTGTTGACTTTACATATAAAAACAATCAAGATGGATATACTAACCCGGAGAAAGTCTTAAAACCTCACATTATTACCCTACTCGTGGAATCCATCAAAATTTGA